TTCCTGCACTCCCATCAagagaagtttcccaggccaTGGGAACAGAGAAAAAATTACATTCACATCTTCTCAGTTCCAGCCGCCCACTCACTGAGATTCTAGGaggaagaattttaaagattAGACAGATTTATAGTAacaatatatactatatacttgGGAAACATTCTCTTGCAATAGAAAAAACGGCTTTACAACTGCCTCTCATGGATGGAAGGCTAATGCTGATTCATGGACACATCAGCCTCATGGGACTGTTTTGTAAAGAGAGTGAGAAAGCAAAACAGAATCAAAGGCCCTGTTTCCCCGTTATTCTCCAGCCTGTCTATACTGAGGTTGCTGAAAACTGGAGGATTTAGTTACTATGAGGATTGTTCATTTATTCTAAGGAAGTCAAATATATATGTACGTGTCCATGTGCATGAGTGGGAGTGTAAAGACACACATGCGTATCATTAAAATCAGTACCTTGGGGAGTTTACATGTTGGAAAACAGCATTTTCACATTGCTCCTATGACATCATGTCAGGGAAGGAACACTAAGTTGGAGAGAAGTCTATCACtgctaaaaaattaaatcattcagGAAATGAAGCCCAGAGGTTAGAACTTGACTGAGACCTCTAGTTTCAGAGTATATTAATTGTTAAGATGGATACAGGCAGAAAATTTCATTCAGTACTATTCTCTTTTCTACTGATGTTGATTGCCTTTATTAGGAATTTATACTTGctggtaaaataataaatatttatcctttGCCCAGATGCTTATATTATCACAATCTATGCATATGGTGAGGGAAAGacaaggaatctgaaaaagagaatttgtggtacaaataaatctgaaaaaaggaattCATGGTACTAATGAGAGACTGCTGGCTGATAGAAAGGAGTTGGCAGATAAAAAGCTTACAGTATTTGTGTACAGTCTAGTATAGGTTTTTTGTGCATACATATCACTACTTTAATCCATTTAAACTAGGGAAATTAAAATCATTAcataatacataattatattcatatttagTGATTGATATACATcactcccaggttttttttttattctacccATTAAGAATATTATaactaaagagataaaaaaatattttcagatttggGGACCACATTTTAAGGCATATCAAATATTCTACACAATGCTAATAATATTCTAGGGTGATCATAAAGAAACAACAACCATGAAAGAACATATTGAGTAATTCGTATCAGTCGCTACTTTCCTAGACATTGTGTTTGATCTGCAAAAGAATTCAGTGAAAAGCAGAGGTGATGCTATGTGACTTTTGAATCAAGGTCATTAAAATACCATCTATTTCTCTCTGTGCTCCTAAGATGTTCACTTTCAACCAAGCCATGATGCTGTGAGGGAGCCAAGTGGTCACACAGATAGACTACATGCAGATATTCTGACCAAGACCCCAGATGAAGACAAAGATGAATGGCCAGATATGGGAGTAAGTGAGGCTTCTGAGGATTCTATTCTCcctaccccacctccacccaaagTTATCCCTAGACTTTGAGCCATCCTGGTTATGTCACAGTTAGTAAGAGGTGGACCGTCCACACACATTCACACTCAGGATCATGAACAAAATACATGACAATTGTTGTCTCAATAATAATCATTGTTTGGGAAGTTTTGTTATAAGACAACAGATAACTGGAACACAGGTATCATTACCCACATTTCCGCAAAGTTGACAATAGCACACTCTTGGTTAAGCCTATATCATACCGTTGGAGTATGTCAGAACCAAAATGAATAACCAGGTGATTTAATCCCAAGTctagtgttccttcctctttaccACAAATGGTCAATGAATAAAGCATCTTTTTCTGCAATCAACAACTCACAAAACTGTGAGTTGTCCGTTATGAATATTAAcacatccattcatttttattgacgCACTGAAATATATGAATGCTCTACAAGTTAGATAATGCACAAGCTATTTTAACTACATACAATCAtaattcaaatataataaaagtgaATCCACCTGAGATGATGAGAACCATGTTATGATTAAAGAAtgttaaaaactggagttcccgtagtggctcagtggtttggctcagaggttgagggtttgatccctggccttgctcagtaggttaaggatctggtgttgccatgagctgtgtggtgtaggtcgaagatgaggcttggatcccgcattgctgtggctctggtgtaggctggcagctacagctctgattagacccccagcctggaaacctccatatgccatgggtgcagccctagaaaaggcaaaaagctaaaaaaaaaaaaggaaagaaaaaaaagaataaaaactaacatgttctaaattactttttaaaattcaaaaataaatataaaattcaaactcatttattaaatattagtaCTTAATGATCAATCATAGGTAAAATACATTATCCAATGGCCAGTTTACTAGACTTAACAATTTTAAGTTTGAAAATCAGACTTAGTTAAGGAAAGCAATGATTAGTACTTACTCTCTTTCTTTCCATAATATTTTTTGGAACTCATCCAAATGCACCTGCAAAGCTGAAATTTCAGACACTCCATTCTCCAGTGGCAGGTTTATTGCCTGTAGTCTTAACCCAGGTCTCATTTTACAGTTTCCAGAACCACCATTCTTGAATAAGTCAGGGCAATCTAGATTGAgtttcatctcatttaattttaatgggTCAATAACCAAATAttctttctgaaagaaaaaaataagatatagtCCTTATAATTGGCTTTTTAAATCAAACATAGAAAAGTCatgaagaaaacatatttttggaagaaaataaaatgtaatgattcagcatcaaattcatattttcaattaaCTGACATTCTCTCATATGGCCAAACTTTAACTTATattcttcagggtttttttttttttcctttctacgtTCTACCTTAttctaataaaatacatttccccacagtcttttaaaatttttaatttacagtGGAATCTACATTATATCTACCATAAATCCCATACATCATGGAAAGGCTTAACATTTTAGATGCAATTATAGAAGAGCAAGGTATTAATTGATTTATGGTTGTAGAGGTAGAATTAACTAGAAAGAGGTAATAATATAAACTAATTCTACTTGAAGAGCGAACACAAATTCCTAGTTTCCAAAAGTATATTCCATGAgttgtagatatatatatatgggaggaGGGGTGTTTCATTGATAGATAAGTGTACGAACTGCtagattaaagttttaaaattttttattgtgtgaAGAAATCTCAGAAACTTCAAGATTCAAGTGTACCAAGAAATTCCAAGAGTAGGTAGTGTGAAGCAGTCCCTAAAGATATTTGCCTAAGTTACCTATCTTTGAGTGATTAATTGTGAGGACAGAGTCCCAACCTTCAGGAAAGGTTTAAACTACTGTACGGATAATTTCTTAGTAATGGTTTACTAGAGTAAATGGAGAGAAAtctccataaatattttcttttaacattaaaaaatgctgGGTTAATTTTGGCTAAAAGTATGAGTAATATTGGTAACACAGGCTGACTTGTGTctcccctaaaattcatatgttaaggTCCCAACCCCCTCCAAATATCTCAGgatgtgactgtgtttggagatagggtctttaagaggtaattaagttaagaTGAGCTTAATGAGTGTGGGCCTTCCCCTCCTCATTACTGTCTATAGCATTCAAATAATCTCTGGATTCCTCTGGATTTTTTCTGACCTTACTCTTTGTGTTCTCCTTGGTAGGAAATTCTCTTTTTCCCAAACACTCTCTGATGGACTCACACGTTTTGGAACCAATTTGAATTGAGTCTCTCTGTGTAGAGGACACATCTCTGAAACCAGGAAGCTTAAGGTCCTGAATAACTCTAGCTTCCAAAGCCTCCTTCTGAGGTGAcaaattttgcttccttttcagaGTACTCAGTTCCTTCACGGTCATCTCTAATTTTATCCTGAGTTGTCTTGCTTCCTCCCTGGCACTGTTCCTTTCAGCTCGAACTTTACTCCACTTTTCTCTCCAGTTGGCAGTGCAGTCTGACCACCACCGCATGGTCTTCTCCATCTGAGCAGCTCTGGCCTTGACCTCCTCCAGTTCCCGCAGTCGAAGCTCCTCACAAATATCCCATTCATTACTGTTGCATGAGTGAGCACAGACGTTGTGATAGGCATGAGATTGCAGCCCATAAAGTGGCAAACAGGGACCACAGGTGTCCCTGGGGGATGAGGCAGGCACCACCAGGTCACATGCTGGTTTAATTGATGACTGCTGCCTCTGGAAGATTTGTGTTTCCTCAATTAACCGACGAATGGAATCTAAattcatatttatcttttcaggcctaagaaaagacagagaacataATTGCATTTGAATTTCCCCTGCAATTATAAGAGCAAGACCgacatttaaaaaaggaagttgaTGAAAACAATGTGTCTTTTCAATATTGTATATTTCCCTTACCATTGTAGCTAAAAATATAGAGGAATTTCTGCATTTGCAATTACCCTCAAAGAAACAGAGATTTCTCCTATTTAAATTtgccaaataaatacaaataatatataaagatgCAGTGGGGGATAGCATAGGACATGAATAATTCATTTTAACATATCCAGTTCTTTTCAGGTAATATTTATTGCAACATATATTGTCCATTAACTTCTCAATGGTCCCTTTTCCCCTGCTAACTAAAGCCCAATTTGTTCAGGTAGAAGGCAGAATCTATTGATCTTTGGAAGGATAAGCTCCTATTCCAATCCCAGGGGCTAAATTATGATTGGTCTAAACCTTTCGGATAACCTCCATTTAATTCATCATTCCTAATAGATAATAAATAGGTTTAAAGCAGCATGTGACCTGGTTCGGGCTGATGAGAGGTCAGGGGAAGGCTGCTAGAGAAGTCTCCCATTCAGAAAAATGTGAAATCATCGGAATAAGAAACACTTTTATCTCTGCTCTCCTCCTGCCTGATCAAAGACAAGATTCTGCAAGAAGGTAAATGTAACAGCCACCCTGTAACATTAAAAATAGTgaaacagaagaatgaaaaaagctTTGTGTAATGATGGAGCTGCTGCCTGAAATACAGAATCCATACCCCtggtttccttgctgtgtgaGAATGATTACCTAAATTTATTTAAGCTATGACTGTTGAGTTTTCTGTAACTTGCTGTCAAAATGACATCTGACACATAAATTAACTTCCTACTGTGGTTAATATTttaagttctaaaaataaaatattatgaataagACATGATCTGTGTCCTTAAAGATTTTGTAGGCCAGTGAATGAGACAGGCACATCACTGGTGTGTACAAGATACACTAAGGGGTACTGCTAAAGAAGTGATGAACTGTTTTAGAGAAACAAAGTAGCTTCACAGACA
The nucleotide sequence above comes from Phacochoerus africanus isolate WHEZ1 chromosome 2, ROS_Pafr_v1, whole genome shotgun sequence. Encoded proteins:
- the CCDC102B gene encoding coiled-coil domain-containing protein 102B, with amino-acid sequence MNLDSIRRLIEETQIFQRQQSSIKPACDLVVPASSPRDTCGPCLPLYGLQSHAYHNVCAHSCNSNEWDICEELRLRELEEVKARAAQMEKTMRWWSDCTANWREKWSKVRAERNSAREEARQLRIKLEMTVKELSTLKRKQNLSPQKEALEARVIQDLKLPGFRDVSSTQRDSIQIGSKTCESIRECLGKREFPTKENTKSKKEYLVIDPLKLNEMKLNLDCPDLFKNGGSGNCKMRPGLRLQAINLPLENGVSEISALQVHLDEFQKILWKEREMRLSLEKEIERLESALFVWKQKYEELKDSKTKSVKEFNILHGQHKNEIEDLSGDIKEGSSSQNRNDRVIYELRAELERLQAENTSEWDKREILETEKQGLERENRRLKVQVKEMEELLDRKSRLSASAQGPDFKTSQIELQEKNKELLDIQHAYHTLSRQYQAKAAELTHTNNLVDQNEAEGKKLRFQVEELKWGLNQKEEKLGDFLNQIHKLQISLDEQQGRNENLEIKLRCLQTW